One window of Candidatus Deferrimicrobiaceae bacterium genomic DNA carries:
- the eno gene encoding phosphopyruvate hydratase — MNRIQKVVAREILDSRGNPTVEVDVVLENGVLGRAAIPSGASTGKREAVELRDGDKKRFGGKGVLRAVKNVNEVIGPTVIGMDAAEQLVIDRAMIRLDGTVHKEKLGANAILGVSIAACKAAALSLGLPAYRYLGGPTANLLPVPMMNVINGGKHADNNVDLQEFMIVPHGAPTFSESLRLGVETFHALKGVLRKKGYQTAVGDEGGFAPMLKSNLEAIEAILEGISAAGFRPGKDVAIALDPAASEFFEDGKYVFSKSDGSARTSEEMVALYADLVRQFPIVSIEDGLAENDWAGWKMLQAELGEKVQIVGDDIFVTNTALLSRGIEERAANSVLIKLNQIGTISETVAAVQMARNAGWTAVVSHRSGETEDPFLSDFTVAMGMGQIKTGSACRTDRVCKYNQLLRIQEELGNTAEFADGKPFRCR; from the coding sequence ATGAACAGAATCCAGAAGGTAGTCGCCAGGGAGATCCTCGATTCGCGCGGGAACCCGACCGTCGAAGTGGACGTTGTGCTGGAGAACGGAGTTCTCGGGCGGGCCGCGATCCCCTCGGGAGCCTCGACGGGAAAAAGGGAAGCCGTAGAGCTGCGCGACGGGGACAAGAAACGGTTCGGCGGGAAAGGGGTTCTTCGCGCGGTGAAAAACGTAAATGAAGTCATCGGACCGACCGTCATCGGAATGGACGCCGCCGAACAGCTTGTCATCGACCGCGCAATGATCCGTCTGGATGGAACGGTCCACAAGGAAAAGCTGGGGGCGAACGCCATTCTCGGCGTCTCCATTGCCGCCTGCAAGGCCGCGGCCCTCTCGCTAGGTTTGCCCGCTTACCGGTATCTCGGCGGTCCCACGGCGAATCTCCTTCCCGTCCCGATGATGAACGTCATCAACGGCGGGAAGCATGCCGACAACAACGTCGATCTTCAGGAGTTTATGATCGTTCCCCACGGTGCGCCCACGTTCTCCGAGAGCCTGCGCCTCGGAGTGGAAACGTTCCACGCCCTGAAAGGCGTCTTGCGGAAAAAAGGGTATCAGACGGCCGTAGGAGACGAGGGAGGATTCGCCCCCATGCTCAAGAGCAACCTGGAGGCGATCGAGGCGATCCTGGAAGGAATCTCGGCAGCAGGTTTTCGGCCAGGAAAGGACGTTGCGATCGCGCTGGACCCGGCGGCAAGCGAGTTTTTCGAGGACGGGAAGTACGTCTTTTCAAAATCCGACGGGTCCGCCCGGACCTCCGAGGAGATGGTCGCGCTCTATGCGGACCTCGTCCGCCAATTCCCGATCGTGTCGATCGAGGACGGGCTGGCGGAAAACGATTGGGCCGGGTGGAAGATGCTTCAGGCGGAACTGGGAGAAAAGGTCCAGATCGTCGGGGACGACATCTTCGTGACCAACACCGCTCTTCTTTCCCGGGGCATAGAGGAACGGGCAGCAAATTCCGTTCTGATCAAGCTGAACCAGATCGGGACCATCAGTGAAACCGTGGCTGCGGTGCAAATGGCAAGGAATGCCGGCTGGACGGCGGTGGTTTCCCACCGGTCGGGGGAGACGGAGGATCCCTTTTTGTCCGATTTCACCGTTGCGATGGGGATGGGGCAGATCAAGACCGGCAGTGCCTGTAGGACCGATCGGGTATGTAAATACAATCAACTCCTGCGCATTCAGGAAGAGTTGGGTAATACGGCGGAATTTGCGGACGGAAAACCCTTCCGGTGCCGCTGA